The sequence below is a genomic window from Nicotiana tomentosiformis chromosome 6, ASM39032v3, whole genome shotgun sequence.
TCTGTTGGCTAAAAACATGGCCCACGTTTTTAGGAGGAATTTGAGTATATACTAATATATCAAGTCCAATACGGCTCACGTTTTAGGAGGAATTTGGCTATATACTAATATATTAAGTCCTTAATTCCTAAAAGCAACCTACACCACCTTCTGTCTCCCTCTCCTTTtctatatattttctttttttaagttTCTTTTGACTAAAAACATGGCCCACGTTTTTAGGAGGAATTTGGGTATATAGTAATATATCAAATCCCTAATTCCTAAAAGTAAACTTCACAGTCTCTCTTCCTctcaactctctctctctctcggcccTAGCCTCTGTGAATGGATTCTTCAAGAAAGCAACATTTCTTCTCCATGACCACGTTCCTTTAAAATTCTCAGCCTCAGGTATCTAATTACTCTCTCCTTGCTCTGTATTTTAATTCTCTTGCTGCAGCTTTATTGAAGAACTTGCTCAAATCCAAATACAATTAAAGTGCCAAACATATATGCACAGAACTATAAATGCCTAATTTTTGTGCTATCACTTCTTTATATGTTGACTGACATGCTTTAATATGATTGATTTGAATTTAACAATTTATTTGAATTAAGATAGATTAAATAGAagtgtaaatatttaattttgtaGGAACGATCCATAAGATTGGATAGATTTCTCACGAAGCCGAAAAATGGTGAACCAAGTTCTAGTGCTAGTTGGTCATCCATGAGTTCACAAATCGCTCCGGAAGTTCAAAGAGAGACAAATCCTTCTCTGCTTTCAAATGTGGATAAAGTGCTTGATTTGAAATCTTTTGAACCGGATCCCAAAGAAAGAATGCCAATTTCGGATTACGGTCCTAATATTCGAGACGAAGTAAGGAGATATTATATAAACAAAGGGCCTTGTCAACCGATTGGTCATGCCTTTCCTAAAACTAAGATTGGGAGTAAAATGCGTCAATTTAGTCCCACTTGGTTTAAGGGACCATATTCTCAATGGTTGGAGTATAGCATAAAAGCAGATGCGGTATTTTGTTTGTGTTGTTATTTATTCAAGAATGAACTTGAAAGTCGTGGAAATGCAGGGGATGCATTTACAAAAGATGGTTTTAGGGGTTGGAACAAGGGTGTGGAAAGATTCAAAGCACATGTTGGTGAAGTAAATAGTATCCATCACAAATGCTTCAATAGGATGCTAGATTTGAAAAATCAACCGTCAGTCGATTCAATCTTCTTTTGATAAGCAAAGTGAAAAAGTAAAAGGTGATTACCGAATGCGCTTAAATGTCTCAATTGATGTGACGAGGTTTcttttaatttcgggattttcATTTCGTGGAAACGATGAAAGTGAAGAATCTGAATATAAAGGTGGCTTTCTTGAACTTTTGAAATGGCACGGGAATCGGCATCCGGATGTGGGAAGAGTAATATTACGCCATGCACCACAAAATGATATGATGATTTGTCCAACAATTCAAAAGGAGATTGTGGAGGCTTGTGCTAAAGAAACAACTAAAGCTATCATTGAATATTTGGATGGTGATTATTTTGCAATATTGGTTGATGAATCAAAGGATGTCTCACATAAGGAGCAAATGGCCTTAATTTTGCGATATGTCAACAAAAATGGAATGGTGATAGAGCGATTCTTGGGTATTAGTCCACGTGGATGATACTTCTTCCTCATCATTACAAAAAGCAATTTATTCTTTGCTTTTGGATTATTCATTAAGTAGATACAAGATACATGGACAAGGCTATGATAGAGCTAGTAATATGTAAGGAAAAATAAGTGGTCTCAAGTCTTTAATTTTGCAAGATACTCCCTCTGCATATTGTAATCATTGTTTTGTTCTTCAATTGCAACTAGCACTTGTAGCTCTTTCTAAAAAAGCATTCGGATGTGGATAATTTCTTTTATGTTGTTACTAATGTTTTGAATACTATTGGATCTTCATTTAAGCGCATGGAGTCACTTCGACAACATCAAGCAGATAAGTTGGAAGATTTTCTTAAATTTGGAGAAGCATATACGGGGCAAGGTTTGAATCAAGAACGTGGCTTCCAACGACCGGGTGATACTCGTTGGGAGTCTTATTTTAAAACTTTGGACAATTTGATGGTTTTATTTCCTTCAATTGTTAATGTGCTTAAAGATATGAAGCGTGACTGTCCATATCATCTTGATAGATTTGCAGCGGGAAATCTTTTAAGCCAGATTCAAGAATTTGGATTTATTTTTATGTTGCACTTGATGTTTAAGGTGTTATTATTTACATATGAATTGAACAAAGCTTTACAAAAGAAAGATCAAGATATTGTTAATGTTATGAGAATGCTTGACCTTGCAAAGAAACGATTGCAAATGATGAGAGAAACTGAATGGAACTCCTTGTTGGATGAGGTGTGCTCATTTTGTAGTAAATATGATATTCTAATTCCCAAAATGGATGAAGACTATACTCTAGGAAAGTCGAAGCGTAAGAGGTCCGAAGTTACATATTTACATCACTTTCGTGTGGAAGTGTTTTATACGGTTATTGATTTGGAATTTCAAGAGTTTAATGATCGTTTTGATGTTGTGACTACTGACTTACTACTTGGT
It includes:
- the LOC104118777 gene encoding uncharacterized protein, encoding MESLRQHQADKLEDFLKFGEAYTGQGLNQERGFQRPGDTRWESYFKTLDNLMVLFPSIVNVLKDMKRDCPYHLDRFAAGNLLSQIQEFGFIFMLHLMFKVLLFTYELNKALQKKDQDIVNVMRMLDLAKKRLQMMRETEWNSLLDEVCSFCSKYDILIPKMDEDYTLGKSKRKRSEVTYLHHFRVEVFYTVIDLEFQEFNDRFDVVTTDLLLGMASLNSVDSFANFDKDRIMKLADYYPSEFGDNKLRELGFQLNSFIIYAQKCDSRFLNLKGIKDFARVMIVTKLDLTWLLIYLLVKLTLLIPVATARVEKAFSSIKYIKNDLRNRMDDDFLNDCLVCYIERKIFKTISNDAIIDRFQSMKTRRGQL